A window from Candidatus Latescibacterota bacterium encodes these proteins:
- a CDS encoding SPOR domain-containing protein: MEEELEEVYDIDEEVLEDDDIEEVTEVLDKLEKTKPDTFSVKDINEEPPVVEKFALGYRVQVFASSELEIAKQFKKKLMAGTGLAVYIDYEGSLYKVRVGDFPGRDEASDARIRLAEEYPDCWIVKTTIRK, translated from the coding sequence TTGGAAGAGGAACTGGAAGAAGTATACGATATTGACGAGGAAGTCCTTGAGGATGATGACATCGAAGAAGTGACTGAAGTGCTTGACAAACTTGAGAAAACGAAGCCTGACACATTTTCGGTAAAGGATATTAATGAAGAGCCCCCTGTCGTGGAAAAGTTCGCGTTAGGTTACAGGGTTCAGGTATTCGCTTCTTCAGAACTGGAGATAGCAAAACAGTTCAAGAAAAAATTAATGGCAGGAACAGGACTTGCAGTATATATAGATTATGAAGGTAGTCTTTATAAGGTCCGGGTGGGTGACTTTCCCGGGAGAGATGAAGCTTCTGACGCGAGAATAAGGCTGGCAGAAGAGTATCCTGACTGCTGGATAGTCAAAACGACAATTAGAAAATAG